One segment of Triticum aestivum cultivar Chinese Spring chromosome 2A, IWGSC CS RefSeq v2.1, whole genome shotgun sequence DNA contains the following:
- the LOC123187208 gene encoding E3 ubiquitin-protein ligase UPL3 → METRSRKRAEASSSSSTTPTSSSSARSSKRARPNPNPSPTPAPAHPAPTRARRSVVLSPPAPQPPMDFPADGGNNPPPRRRGGRASNADKGKEQQEPSESSRVREAERMLGLSFDGMDDDDEGHGAFPHGLTSASSALQGLLRKLGAGLDDMLPSSALSAAAAAASSSSMSGPNGTRMKSMLAGLRADGEEGRQVEALTQLCEMLSIGTEDTLAGFSVDSFVPVLVGLLNHESNPDIMLLAARALTHLCDVLPSSCSAVVHYGAVACFCARLLTIEYMDLAEQSLQALKKISQEHPTACLRAGALMAVLSYLDFFSTGVQRVALSTAANMCRKLPSDASDFVMEAVPLLTNLLNYHDAKVLEHASVCLTRIAESFASSPEKLDQLCNYGLVAQAASLIAVSNSAGQASLSTLTYTGVIRVLSICASGSPLAAKTLLLHGISGTLKDILSGSGLVAGTTVSPTRPADQMYEIVNLADELLPPLPAGTISLPAHSHVFMKGSSVKKPGSSKQGESGSTDIKVSGREKLLRDQPELLQQFGMDILPTMTQVYGSSVNGPIRHKCLSVIAKLMYYSSAEMIEILHGTTNISSFLAGILAWKDPHVLVPALQIAEILMEKLPGTFSKMFVREGVVHAVESLICQEISSPMLFQVPQQDKDIDSGTCTSSRSRRSRRRSSAGNTDNNSLDEPKGSHTTIANSPPSTLEGPNTRIRASVSDRAKSFKDKYFPSEPGSSDIAVTDDLLKLRALCAKLNATADTVKTKAKGKSKSLGGDDFDILCNVEEQLDDIIDKILSELSNGDGVSTFEFIGSGVISALLNYLSCGTFGKEKVSEANLPKLRHLALRRYKAFIYVALPNDAVGNQTPMAFLVQKLQSALSSLERFPVVISHSGRTSSLGGSRPSSGLSALSQPLKLRLCRAAGEKTLKDYSSNIVLIDPLASLAAVEDFLWPRIQRSESISYPAVSSGKNSESVAPSATAPVASSTQSVRRPSTRSKSLADADSATKKDIQEGSGNTSKGKGKAVVKSMSDEPKGPHTRTAARRKVASQKDAEVKPPHGHSSSEDEELGASPFEADDALMLGDDDDDVSDDEDDDHEVLRGSLPDCVPESVHDVKLADADGSSIASIASDNQTQPSSGSSVKHTFSSRGAGSVELRNPSTLGSRGAMSFAAAAMAGLASVGSRGIRGSQDRRGLPLGTSAHEHSNKLIFTAGGKQLSKHLTVYQAMQQQVVHDEDDEERLGGSDLPNDGSRLWSDMFTITYQKADNEVDRESTRGSSLVLKSSKSELCRATSQEQCTSLLDSILQGELPCDIEKSTQTYNILALLRVLEGLNQLSPRLRLQATCDDFIEGKVGTLDGLYGTGAKVPSEEFISSKLTPKLARQIQDVLALCSGSLPSWCYQMTKACPFLFPFETRRQHFYSTAFGLSRALNRLQQQQGDNNSSATEREVRIGRLQRQKVRVSRNRILDSAAKVMEMFSNQKAVLEVEYFGEVGTGLGPTLEFYTLLSHDLQRVGLGLWRSDSDSLEAKKLDSHSPADSRNLIHAPLGLFPRPWPPSTASSEGSKFFKVVEYFRLVGRIMAKALQDGRLLDLPLSTAFYKLLLGQELDLYDILSFDAEFGKILQELQVLVERKRFLESCSNHSQQIEELGFRGAPIQDLCLDFTLPGYPDFVLKEGEENTVVCIYNLEEYISLVVDATLKTGIMRQVEAFKAGFNQVFDISSLQIFSPQELDYLICGRRELWEPETLVEHIKFDHGYTSKSPAIVNLLEIMTEFTPEQQHAFCQFVTGAPRLPPGGLASLNPKLTIVRKHSSTAANTSNAAGAAESADDDLPSVMTCANYLKLPPYSTKEVMHKKLLYAINEGQGSFDLS, encoded by the exons aTGGAAACGCGCAGCCGCAAGCGGGCGGAAGCCTCGTCGTCTTCCTCCACCaccccgacctcctcctcctcggcccgctcctccAAGCGCGCCCgccccaaccctaaccctagccccaccCCCGCCCCCGCACACCCCGCGCCCACCCGCGCCCGCCGCTCCGTCGTCCTCTCCCCGCCCGCCCCGCAGCCCCCGATGGACTTCCCGGCCGACGGCGGCAACAaccccccgccccgccgccgcggcggCCGCGCCTCCAACGCCGACAAGGGCAAGGAGCAGCAGGAGCCCTCGGAGAGCTCCCGCGTGCGCGAGGCCGAGCGGATGCTGGGCCTCAGcttcgacggcatggacgacgacgacgagggcCACGGGGCCTTCCCCCACGGCCTCACCTCCGCCAGCAGCGCCCTGCAGGGGCTGCTCAGGAAGCTCGGCGCCGGCCTGGACGACATGCTGCCGTCGtccgcgctctccgccgccgccgctgctgcctccTCGTCGTCCATGTCTGGTCCGAACGGCACGCGGATGAAGAGCATGCTCGCGGGTCTCCGCGCCGACGGCGAGGAGGGGCGCCAGGTGGAGGCGCTCACGCAGCTCTGCGAGATGCTGTCCATCGGCACCGAGGACACCCTCGCCGGGTTCTCCGTGGACTCGTTCGTGCCTGTTCTGGTCGGGCTGCTCAACCATGAGAGCAACCCCGACATCATGCTGCTCGCCGCGCGGGCCCTGACCCACCTCTGTGACGTGCTTCCGTCGTCCTGCTCTGCCGTTGTGCACTATGGCGCCGTCGCATGCTTCTGCGCCCGGCTTCTCACCATTGAATATATGGACCTTGCGGAGCAG TCCTTACAAGCACTCAAGAAGATATCCCAGGAGCATCCAACTGCCTGCTTGAGGGCTGGCGCGCTAATGGCAGTGCTATCATATCTTGACTTCTTCTCCACCGGTGTTCAA AGAGTTGCGTTATCTACAGCTGCCAATATGTGTAGGAAGCTTCCTTCAGACGCCTCAGATTTTGTAATGGAAGCGGTTCCACTGCTAACAAATCTTCTGAACTACCATGATGCAAAA GTGCTGGAACATGCTTCTGTTTGCCTGACTCGTATAGCAGAATCGTTTGCTTCATCCCCAGAGAAATTGGATCAATTGTGCAATTATGGATTGGTTGCACAAGCTGCTAGCTTAATAGCTGTTAGCAACTCAGCGGGACAAGCATCACTGAGTACATTAACATATACA GGAGTAATTCGTGTTCTGTCAATATGTGCAAGTGGATCTCCATTGGCAGCTAAAACACTCCTCCTCCATGGAATCAGCGGCACACTTAAAGATATCCTTTCAGGTTCTGGTTTGGTTGCTGGTACAACTGTATCCCCCACTAGGCCAGCTGATCAG ATGTATGAAATTGTGAACCTTGCGGACGAATTGCTTCCTCCTCTACCTGCTGGAACCATTTCTTTACCAGCGCATTCCCATGTTTTTATGAAAGGCTCTTCTGTAAAGAAACCTGGTTCTAGCAAGCAAGGCGAGTCTGGTTCAACAGATATTAAAGTCTCGGGTCGGGAGAAGTTATTGCGTGATCAGCCTGAACTTCTCCAGCAATTTGGCATGGACATATTACCTACCATGACACAG GTGTATGGCTCCAGTGTAAATGGACCAATACGTCATAAATGCTTATCTGTCATTGCTAAATTAATGTATTACAGCTCAGCGGAAATGATCGAAATTCTCCATGGCACAACAAACATATCCAG CTTCTTAGCTGGCATCTTAGCTTGGAAAGATCCACATGTGTTGGTTCCCGCTCTCCAGATAGCTGAAATTCTGATGGAAAAGCTCCCTGGGACATTTTCGAAGATGTTTGTGAGGGAAGGTGTTGTTCATGCTGTAGAATCGCTTATATGCCAGGAAATCTCAAGTCCAATGCTTTTTCAAGTACCACAGCAGGACAAGGATATTGATTCTGGTACATGTACATCTTCACGTTCAAGACGCAGCCGCCGGCGCAGCAGTGCTGGGAATACTGATAATAATTCCTTGGATGAACCAAAGGGTTCCCATACTACTATTGCCAATTCACCACCAAGCACGCTAGAAGGTCCAAATACTAGAATTCGTGCTTCAGTTAGTGATCGTGCGAAGTCATTCAAAGATAAGTACTTCCCCTCTGAACCCGGCTCAAGTGATATTGCAGTTACTGATGACCTTTTGAAGCTACGGGCACTCTGTGCAAAATTGAATGCCACTGCGGACACTGTTAAAACAAAAGCCAAAGGGAAATCAAAGTCACTGGGAGGTGATGATTTTGATATCTTATGCAATGTCGAGGAACAGTTAGACGACATCATAGACAAAATATTGTCTGAGCTTAGCAATGGGGATGGGGTTTCCACGTTTGAGTTTATTGGGAGTGGAGTTATCTCAGCATTGCTTAATTATTTGTCTTGTGGAACCTTTGGAAAGGAAAAGGTGTCCGAAGCAAACCTACCCAAGTTGCGTCACCTGGCACTCAGGCGATATAAAGCATTTATATATGTTGCCCTTCCAAATGATGCGGTAGGGAATCAAACTCCAATGGCATTCTTAGTTCAAAAACTGCAAAGCGCGTTGTCTTCGCTGGAACGGTTCCCAGTTGTGATTAGCCATTCTGGAAGGACGTCCAGTTTGGGAGGATCTCGTCCATCCTCTGGATTAAGTGCTCTATCTCAGCCCCTGAAGTTGCGCCTGTGTCGAGCAGCGGGTGAAAAAACGCTTAAGGATTATTCATCCAATATAGTTCTTATTGATCCCTTGGCAAGTTTAGCAGCCGTTGAAGATTTCCTTTGGCCTAGAATCCAGCGTAGTGAGTCAATATCTTATCCTGCAGTATCATCTGGAAAGAATTCTGAATCTGTGGCACCTAGTGCAACAGCACCAGTGGCTTCGTCAACTCAATCTGTCCGGCGGCCCTCAACTAGGTCGAAATCATTGGCTGATGCTGATTCTGCAACTAAGAAGGATATTCAGGAGGGGAGCGGAAACACATCCAAGGGAAAAGGCAAAGCTGTTGTTAAGTCGATGTCCGATGAACCAAAAGGACCACATACTAGGACTGCAGCACGCAGGAAAGTTGCTTCACAGAAAGATGCAGAAGTGAAGCCACCACACGGTCACAGTAGCTCAGAG GACGAAGAACTGGGCGCATCTCCCTTTGAGGCTGATGATGCTTTGAtgcttggtgatgacgatgatgatgtttcagatgatgaagatgatgaccatGAG GTTCTACGTGGGTCTCTTCCTGACTGTGTTCCAGAGAGTGTGCATGATGTAAAACTGGCAGATGCTGATGGGTCTAGTATTGCCTCAATAGCAAGTGATAACCAGACACAACCCTCATCTGGCTCCAGCGTAAAACATACTTTTAGTAGCAGGGGAGCAGGTTCTGTTGAACTTAGAAATCCAAGCACACTTGGTTCACGGGGCGCGATGTCGTTTGCTGCAGCTGCCATGGCTGGGCTTGCTTCTGTTGGTAGTCGTGGTATCAGAGGTAGCCAGGATAGGCGTGGCCTTCCACTTGGAACTAGTGCACATGAACATTCGAACAAATTGATTTTTACAGCTGGCGGCAAGCAGCTTAGCAAGCATTTGACTGTATATCAAGCTATGCAACAGCAAGTAGTtcatgatgaggatgatgaggaaaGGCTAGGTGGTTCTGATTTACCCAATGATGGAAGCCGTCTCTGGAGTGATATGTTCACTATAACATATCAAAAGGCTGATAACGAAGTGGATAGGGAATCAACCAGAGGTTCATCTTTAGTGCTGAAATCGTCCAAATCAGAACTTTGCAGAGCTACATCTCAAGAACAATGTACTTCTCTTCTTGATAGCATTTTGCAAGGAGAACTTCCTTGTGATATTGAGAAATCGACCCAAACTTATAATATTTTAGCACTATTGCGTGTATTGGAGGGATTGAATCAGCTATCTCCTCGTCTGAGACTACAGGCAACCTGTGATGATTTTATAGAGGGAAAAGTTGGTACCCTGGATGGGTTATATGGCACCGGAGCTAAGGTACCCTCAGAGGAGTTTATCAGCAGTAAGTTGACACCAAAGCTTGCTCGGCAAATTCAGGATGTTCTTGCACTCTGCAGTGGTAGTTTACCTTCTTGGTGTTATCAGATGACCAAAGCTTGTCCATTTCTGTTTCCTTTTGAAACAAGAAGACAACACTTCTACTCCACAGCTTTTGGGTTATCTAGGGCATTGAATCGTCTTCAGCAACAACAGGGTGATAATAATAGCTCAGCGACTGAAAGAGAAGTCCGGATTGGTAGATTGCAACGCCAGAAAGTTCGTGTTTCTCGTAACCGGATCCTGGATTCTGCTGCCAAAGTAATGGAGATGTTCTCCAATCAGAAGGCTGTTCTTGAAGTTGAATACTTTGGTGAAGTGGGAACTGGACTTGGTCCAACTTTGGAGTTCTACACCCTCTTAAGTCATGACCTGCAAAGGGTTGGCTTGGGATTATGGAGATCTGATTCTGATTCTTTAGAAGCTAAAAAACTTGATTCACATTCACCTGCTGATAGCAGGAACTTGATACATGCACCTCTTGGCTTGTTCCCTCGGCCTTGGCCACCTAGTACTGCTTCTTCAGAGGGTAGTAAATTCTTCAAAGTTGTTGAGTATTTCCGCTTAGTTGGTCGAATCATGGCAAAAGCATTGCAAGATGGAAGGCTTCTTGATTTGCCTTTGTCAACAGCATTTTATAAGCTTCTACTTGGACAA GAACTTGATTTGTACGACATACTATCTTTTGATGCTGAGTTTGGTAAAATACTTCAAGAGTTGCAAGTTCTTGTTGAACGCAAGCGATTTCTGGAGTCCTGCTCTAATCATAGTCAACAAATAGAAGAATTGGGCTTTCGTGGTGCTCCTATTCAAGACCTATGCTTAGATTTTACTCTTCCGGGCTATCCGGATTTTGTTCTGAAGGAAGGTGAAGAAAATACAGTG GTCTGCATTTACAACTTAGAAGAGTACATTTCGCTGGTAGTGGATGCTACACTTAAGACTGGAATAATGCGTCAAGTAGAAGCATTCAAAGCTGGATTTAATCAG GTATTTGATATATCATCACTCCAAATATTTTCTCCTCAAGAGCTTGACTATCTCATTTGTGGTCGACGGGAACTTTGGGAG CCGGAGACACTGGT